The following are encoded in a window of Caldicellulosiruptor danielii genomic DNA:
- the fba gene encoding class II fructose-1,6-bisphosphate aldolase — translation MPLVTTREMFKKAAEGKYAIGAFNVNNMEIIQGIVEAAKEEQAPLILQVSAGARKYAKHIYLIKLVEAALEDSGDLPIALHLDHGEDFEICKACIDGGFTSVMIDGSRLPFEENIALTKKVVEYAHERGVVVEAELGKLAGIEDNVKVAEHEAAFTDPDQAAEFVERTGVDSLAVAIGTSHGAYKFKGDPRLDFERLQKIVEKLPKDFPIVLHGASTVLPEFVEMCNKYGGNIPGAKGVPEDMLRKAAELGVRKINIDTDLRLAMTAAIRKHLYEYPDHFDPRQYLKDGREAIKEMVKHKLKNVLGCAGKAPEILEEIKKNRG, via the coding sequence ATGCCGTTAGTTACCACAAGAGAAATGTTTAAAAAAGCGGCCGAAGGTAAGTACGCAATAGGTGCATTTAACGTCAACAACATGGAGATTATCCAAGGAATTGTTGAGGCTGCAAAGGAGGAACAGGCACCGCTTATTTTACAGGTTTCAGCAGGTGCGAGAAAGTATGCAAAGCACATCTATCTTATCAAGCTTGTTGAAGCAGCACTTGAAGATTCAGGAGACCTTCCAATTGCCCTTCATCTTGACCATGGCGAGGATTTTGAAATATGCAAAGCTTGTATTGACGGTGGTTTTACTTCTGTTATGATTGATGGGTCAAGGCTTCCTTTTGAGGAGAATATTGCTCTTACAAAAAAGGTTGTTGAATATGCTCATGAACGTGGTGTTGTTGTTGAAGCAGAGCTTGGTAAGCTTGCCGGAATTGAAGATAACGTAAAGGTTGCAGAGCATGAAGCGGCTTTTACAGACCCTGACCAGGCGGCAGAGTTTGTTGAAAGAACAGGTGTTGACTCTTTGGCTGTTGCAATTGGAACAAGCCATGGAGCTTACAAATTCAAAGGCGACCCAAGACTTGATTTTGAAAGACTTCAGAAGATTGTTGAAAAACTTCCAAAAGATTTTCCAATTGTTCTTCACGGTGCATCAACAGTTTTGCCAGAATTTGTTGAGATGTGCAACAAGTACGGTGGAAACATTCCAGGGGCAAAAGGTGTACCAGAAGATATGCTCAGAAAAGCAGCAGAGCTTGGTGTCCGAAAGATTAACATTGACACTGACTTGAGACTTGCAATGACTGCAGCCATCAGAAAACATCTATATGAGTATCCTGACCATTTTGACCCAAGACAATATCTTAAAGATGGAAGAGAAGCAATAAAGGAGATGGTAAAACACAAGCTTAAAAATGTTCTTGGCTGTGCAGGCAAGGCTCCCGAGATTTTAGAGGAAATAAAGAAAAACAGAGGTTAA
- the scfA gene encoding six-cysteine ranthipeptide SCIFF, which produces MKHIKVVVKNALSKTVVSGGCGECQASCQSACKTSCTVGNQICKNRK; this is translated from the coding sequence ATGAAGCATATAAAGGTTGTTGTAAAAAATGCTCTTTCAAAAACAGTTGTCTCTGGCGGCTGTGGTGAGTGCCAGGCATCCTGCCAGTCAGCTTGCAAGACATCTTGTACTGTTGGAAACCAAATTTGCAAAAATAGAAAATAA
- a CDS encoding endo-1,4-beta-xylanase: MECGIYGKMKRFSAMLLTILILTTTLIGLEGVKFGRVNGATKKSFIGFNFENKLATPFKASGKSVVLKIDSTTAAEGSISLLVSGRKQIYDGVLLDATNLIDYSNEYTITLYVYHKSSRLQRFVVSSEIETKSGKETKLLCEKVVMPNSWKKLDANLNLAELRGIKKVLLKVYVPTSTINFYIDLFAIKVYDSSHIIKYESFEDKNVAGFMPQDKKCKLAISKEKAYQGTYSIKLQQTDKKQNTTVFLPVKGTIEKGKSYSISFYVYQPVLKSLNLAVGVRFLENRKNTKEIILAKLAVPMNKWTEAFASYRPSLESKVKDFVIFIRPLSDVSYYYLDSFTILDDEWYSAVPDLDLPSLSEKYKNYFKVGVAVPYKALTNPVDVALIKRHFNSITAENEMKPEALEPFEGTFSFSIADEYLDFCKKNNIAIRGHTLVWHQQTPSWFFQNPQTGKKLTNSEKDKNILLERLKKYIQTVVSRYRGKIYAWDVVNEAIDENEPDGFRKSDWFKILGPEYIEKAFIFAHQADPNALLFYNDYSTENPIKREYIYKLVKNLKAKGIPIHGVGLQCHISVSWPSVEEVERTIKLFSSIPGIKIHVTEIDISVAKEFGEDIDEETKRYLLIQQARKLNDLFEVFKKYKNVVTSVSFWGLKDDYSWLKGDYPLLFDKNYQPKFAFWSLIDPSVVPEE; this comes from the coding sequence ATGGAGTGTGGTATTTATGGAAAAATGAAAAGGTTTTCAGCTATGCTTTTAACAATTTTAATTTTAACTACAACCCTCATAGGGTTAGAAGGTGTTAAATTTGGTAGAGTCAACGGAGCAACTAAAAAGAGTTTTATTGGATTTAATTTTGAGAATAAATTGGCAACTCCATTTAAAGCATCGGGCAAATCTGTTGTTTTAAAGATTGACAGTACAACAGCAGCTGAAGGATCCATTTCCCTTCTTGTAAGTGGGAGAAAGCAAATATATGATGGAGTTTTGCTTGATGCGACCAATCTGATAGATTATTCAAATGAATATACAATCACTCTTTATGTTTATCACAAGTCCAGCAGACTACAACGTTTTGTTGTAAGTAGTGAAATTGAGACAAAGAGCGGAAAAGAAACTAAACTACTGTGTGAAAAGGTTGTAATGCCAAATAGTTGGAAAAAACTTGATGCAAATTTAAACTTAGCTGAGCTAAGGGGTATTAAAAAGGTTTTACTAAAAGTGTATGTACCAACCTCAACCATTAATTTTTACATTGACCTTTTTGCCATCAAAGTTTACGATAGTTCTCACATCATAAAATATGAAAGCTTTGAAGATAAAAACGTGGCAGGATTTATGCCTCAGGATAAAAAATGTAAATTAGCCATCTCAAAAGAAAAAGCATACCAGGGTACATATAGCATAAAGCTTCAGCAGACTGACAAAAAGCAAAATACGACAGTTTTTCTGCCTGTAAAAGGTACAATTGAAAAGGGTAAGAGCTATTCAATATCTTTTTATGTATATCAGCCTGTTCTAAAGAGTTTAAACTTAGCAGTTGGTGTTAGGTTTTTAGAAAACCGAAAAAACACAAAAGAGATTATACTTGCCAAATTGGCTGTTCCAATGAATAAGTGGACAGAAGCATTTGCAAGTTATAGGCCTTCTTTGGAATCAAAGGTAAAAGACTTTGTCATTTTCATAAGGCCTCTTTCAGATGTTTCTTATTATTACCTTGACAGCTTCACAATCTTAGATGATGAGTGGTATTCAGCTGTGCCTGATTTAGATTTGCCTTCTTTAAGTGAGAAATATAAAAACTACTTTAAAGTTGGTGTTGCTGTACCCTACAAGGCTTTAACAAATCCTGTTGATGTTGCGCTAATAAAGAGACATTTTAACAGCATTACAGCAGAAAATGAGATGAAGCCAGAAGCACTTGAGCCGTTTGAAGGGACTTTTAGCTTTTCAATTGCTGATGAGTATCTGGATTTTTGCAAGAAGAATAATATAGCTATCCGAGGGCATACCCTTGTGTGGCATCAGCAAACACCCAGCTGGTTTTTCCAGAACCCTCAGACAGGGAAGAAGCTGACAAACAGTGAAAAAGACAAGAATATACTTTTAGAGAGGTTAAAAAAATATATCCAGACAGTTGTTTCAAGATACAGGGGCAAGATTTATGCTTGGGATGTTGTCAATGAAGCAATAGACGAAAATGAGCCTGATGGATTTAGAAAAAGTGATTGGTTTAAGATATTGGGGCCTGAATATATTGAAAAAGCCTTTATTTTTGCGCATCAGGCAGACCCGAATGCACTGCTATTTTACAATGATTATTCAACAGAAAACCCGATAAAAAGAGAGTATATCTATAAGCTTGTTAAGAATTTAAAGGCAAAGGGGATACCAATTCATGGTGTTGGTCTTCAGTGCCATATTTCTGTGAGCTGGCCAAGCGTTGAAGAGGTTGAAAGAACCATAAAACTTTTTAGCAGCATTCCTGGTATTAAGATACATGTCACAGAAATTGATATAAGTGTGGCAAAAGAATTTGGTGAAGATATAGATGAGGAAACAAAGAGATATCTTTTGATTCAGCAGGCAAGAAAATTAAATGACCTTTTTGAAGTTTTTAAAAAATACAAAAATGTGGTAACAAGTGTTTCGTTCTGGGGGCTTAAAGATGACTATTCATGGCTAAAAGGCGACTACCCACTTTTATTTGACAAGAACTATCAGCCAAAATTTGCTTTTTGGAGTTTAATAGACCCATCAGTTGTGCCAGAGGAATAA
- the secD gene encoding protein translocase subunit SecD: MQNKSFAKFLIGCLVIAFAFYIVFFGLEIGTASIPSVQKVIRYGLDLKGGVYIVYEAAKENPTRREMESALQLIRTRLDMRNFYDATATIQGSKRIRVEIPGVKDPDEAIQYIGRTALIEFKGPSGDLIVSGRNVVDAYAQQTTSGYVVALKFDKEGAKKFAEGTRKYLGQNIGIYLDGKLISNPVVRAEIDNGEAVIEGMKDLEEAKTLAQQIKAGALPFALNVIESKAIGPSLGNEAFKSTLKAGIIGILLVFLFMIIFYRLPGLVADIALVAYIVILVAIVGYAKITLTLPGIAGIILSAGMAVDANILIFARLKEELRSGKTLRAAMDAGFKRALNAVIDSNVTTIIAGIVLLFLGTGPIKGFAWTLTIGIVVSFFTAITVTRFLLTSIINTGLFKDIRWYGGKKTREVNA, encoded by the coding sequence ATGCAAAATAAAAGCTTCGCAAAGTTTCTGATAGGATGCTTGGTAATAGCCTTTGCATTTTACATAGTGTTTTTTGGGCTGGAAATTGGAACTGCAAGCATCCCGTCAGTCCAAAAAGTTATAAGGTATGGTCTTGACTTAAAAGGCGGCGTTTACATTGTATATGAGGCTGCAAAAGAAAATCCAACAAGAAGAGAAATGGAATCAGCATTGCAGCTTATCAGGACAAGACTTGACATGAGAAACTTTTATGATGCAACGGCCACAATTCAAGGCTCAAAAAGAATAAGGGTAGAAATTCCAGGGGTCAAAGACCCTGATGAAGCTATACAATATATAGGAAGAACAGCTTTGATTGAATTCAAAGGACCTTCTGGAGATTTGATTGTTTCAGGTAGAAATGTTGTTGATGCATATGCACAGCAGACAACATCAGGATATGTTGTTGCACTTAAATTTGACAAAGAAGGTGCAAAGAAGTTTGCAGAAGGGACAAGAAAGTATTTAGGACAAAATATTGGAATTTATCTTGACGGAAAGCTCATTTCAAACCCTGTTGTACGAGCTGAAATTGACAACGGCGAAGCTGTGATTGAAGGTATGAAAGACTTGGAAGAGGCAAAAACACTTGCACAGCAAATTAAAGCTGGTGCACTGCCATTTGCTTTGAATGTGATAGAGAGCAAGGCTATAGGACCTTCACTTGGAAATGAGGCTTTTAAATCAACTTTAAAGGCTGGAATTATTGGAATATTGCTTGTGTTCCTGTTCATGATAATTTTCTACAGACTACCAGGGCTTGTTGCAGATATAGCTTTAGTTGCTTATATAGTTATTCTGGTTGCAATTGTGGGGTATGCTAAGATAACTTTGACCCTCCCTGGTATAGCAGGTATAATTCTGTCTGCCGGCATGGCGGTTGATGCGAATATCTTGATCTTTGCAAGATTAAAAGAGGAGCTGAGAAGTGGAAAAACTTTGAGGGCTGCTATGGATGCAGGTTTTAAGCGGGCACTAAATGCTGTTATTGACTCTAATGTAACAACGATAATAGCAGGAATTGTGCTTTTGTTTTTAGGAACAGGTCCTATTAAAGGTTTTGCATGGACTCTCACCATAGGTATTGTGGTATCGTTCTTCACAGCAATTACAGTTACAAGATTCTTGCTTACATCAATTATAAATACAGGGTTATTCAAAGATATTAGGTGGTATGGTGGTAAGAAAACCAGGGAGGTGAATGCTTAA
- a CDS encoding bifunctional phosphoglucose/phosphomannose isomerase — MLDNLETIAQNDPSGMFEAVYNLPEQIQKAYEIGKNISVNVKTEDIDKVVITGLGGSAIGGNLLRVFVLDKCKIPVIVNRDYVLPAYVDSKTLIIASSYSGNTEETLSAYQDAKAKGAKIIAITTGGKLKEFAEKDGFDVITIPSGLQPRAALGYSFIPLLMLFVKLGLIEPVDDQIEETIKVLSDLRERYKPEVPEEKNLAKRLTLKLWNKLPIIYGISGTTEVIAERWKGQICENSKSPAYFNVFSELNHNEIVGTESPKHILGLFEIVMLHDTEDHKRNAIRMDITKDLVKGVVSGVNDIYSIGNSRLARMFSLIYLGDYVSLYLATLYQNDPTPVKKIDILKNKLAEIKD, encoded by the coding sequence ATGCTTGATAATTTAGAGACAATTGCACAGAATGATCCAAGCGGTATGTTTGAGGCAGTGTATAATCTTCCTGAGCAAATTCAAAAAGCATACGAGATAGGCAAAAATATTAGCGTGAATGTAAAAACAGAAGATATAGATAAGGTTGTGATTACAGGTCTTGGTGGTTCAGCAATAGGTGGGAACCTTTTGAGAGTATTTGTCCTTGACAAGTGCAAAATTCCTGTGATTGTTAACAGAGACTATGTACTTCCTGCTTATGTTGATTCTAAAACTCTTATCATAGCGTCCAGCTACTCAGGTAACACCGAAGAGACACTTTCTGCATACCAGGATGCAAAGGCAAAAGGAGCAAAGATCATTGCAATCACAACAGGCGGAAAGTTAAAAGAGTTTGCCGAAAAAGACGGATTTGATGTAATCACAATTCCAAGCGGACTTCAACCAAGAGCTGCACTTGGATACTCATTCATTCCTCTCTTGATGCTATTTGTTAAACTTGGGCTGATTGAACCTGTTGATGACCAGATAGAGGAAACAATAAAGGTTTTGAGTGATCTGAGAGAAAGATATAAACCAGAGGTGCCTGAAGAGAAAAACCTTGCAAAGAGACTTACACTAAAACTTTGGAACAAGCTTCCAATCATATATGGCATTAGCGGAACCACAGAAGTCATTGCAGAGAGATGGAAAGGTCAGATTTGTGAAAATTCAAAGTCGCCAGCATATTTCAATGTGTTTTCTGAACTCAACCACAACGAAATAGTTGGAACTGAGTCGCCAAAGCATATTCTTGGACTTTTTGAAATTGTAATGCTCCATGACACAGAAGACCACAAGAGAAATGCAATTAGAATGGATATTACAAAGGACCTTGTAAAAGGTGTTGTATCTGGAGTAAATGATATATACTCAATTGGAAATTCAAGACTTGCAAGAATGTTTTCTCTAATCTACTTAGGTGACTATGTATCACTTTATCTTGCAACACTTTACCAGAATGATCCAACTCCTGTGAAAAAGATTGATATTTTGAAGAACAAACTTGCAGAGATTAAAGACTAA
- a CDS encoding carbohydrate ABC transporter permease, giving the protein MSSVKETKKWYFIFLALWTLIADIPFLFMFFTSIKTQTELLMGNTWQIPKDPTIGNYSTVIHGSFFYYLKNSLVAVSISVILILIVSSMAAYVFSRLKFALNNILYSLIIAGMAIPIHVTLIPIYILTNKIKLYDTIFALIGPYVALSLPMSIFILTEFMREIPLELEEAAKIDGCSMFRLYSDIILPLSRPALITVGIYNGTYLWNEFVFALVLTSSPEKRTLPLGIWDFQARYGSDIPAIMAFLTLSLLPMLIAYILGQDKIIKGMMAGAVKG; this is encoded by the coding sequence ATGAGTTCAGTAAAAGAGACAAAAAAGTGGTATTTCATATTTTTGGCCCTTTGGACTTTAATTGCTGATATACCTTTTTTATTTATGTTTTTTACATCTATAAAGACGCAAACAGAGCTTTTAATGGGCAATACATGGCAAATTCCCAAAGATCCAACAATTGGGAATTATTCAACTGTTATTCATGGAAGTTTTTTTTACTATCTTAAAAACAGTCTTGTTGCTGTTTCTATTTCTGTTATATTGATTTTAATAGTATCATCTATGGCGGCTTATGTATTTTCAAGGTTGAAATTTGCTCTAAATAATATATTATACTCTTTAATAATTGCAGGAATGGCAATACCTATACATGTTACTCTCATTCCAATATATATTCTTACAAACAAAATAAAGCTCTATGATACAATTTTTGCTCTGATTGGTCCATATGTTGCTTTAAGCCTTCCAATGTCAATATTTATTCTCACAGAATTTATGCGAGAGATTCCATTAGAACTGGAAGAAGCAGCTAAAATTGACGGGTGCTCCATGTTCAGACTATATTCTGATATAATTTTGCCTCTTTCAAGGCCTGCACTTATTACAGTTGGTATATACAATGGAACGTACCTTTGGAACGAGTTTGTATTTGCTCTTGTTTTGACAAGTTCGCCAGAAAAAAGGACTCTACCCCTTGGTATTTGGGATTTCCAAGCAAGATATGGTTCAGATATTCCTGCTATAATGGCATTTTTGACTCTATCTTTACTTCCAATGTTAATTGCTTATATTTTGGGACAGGACAAGATAATTAAAGGAATGATGGCTGGGGCTGTAAAAGGTTAA
- a CDS encoding gamma carbonic anhydrase family protein translates to MIITYKGKTPKIAPSAFVAENAVIIGDVEIGENSSVWFGCVLRCEENRIIIGKNTNIQDLTTIHTDHCCSVIIGDNVTIGHNVVLHGCEIGNNVLIGMGSIVMNGSKIGDNSLIGAGSLITQNMVIPPNTLVFGRPAKVIRELKPEEIDKIAISAKEYIELSNEYIKIKEY, encoded by the coding sequence ATGATTATTACTTATAAAGGCAAGACACCTAAAATTGCGCCTTCTGCTTTTGTAGCAGAGAATGCAGTTATAATAGGCGATGTTGAGATTGGAGAGAATTCAAGTGTGTGGTTTGGCTGTGTTTTAAGGTGTGAAGAGAATAGAATTATAATTGGAAAGAATACAAATATACAAGACCTTACAACAATACACACAGACCATTGCTGCTCTGTTATAATAGGCGACAATGTTACTATTGGTCATAATGTGGTTCTTCATGGTTGTGAGATAGGCAACAATGTTTTAATTGGAATGGGCAGTATTGTTATGAACGGAAGCAAAATAGGTGACAATAGCTTGATTGGAGCAGGAAGTCTTATAACTCAAAACATGGTCATCCCGCCAAATACCCTTGTGTTTGGCAGACCTGCTAAAGTAATAAGAGAGCTTAAGCCAGAGGAGATTGATAAAATTGCAATTTCTGCAAAGGAGTATATAGAGCTTAGCAATGAGTATATAAAGATAAAAGAATATTAG
- a CDS encoding phosphatase: MFLEVETHCHTIASGHAYNTLEEMVLEAQRKGLKGICITDHGPEMPGSCSSLYFYNLVVVPRRINGIMVFRGCEANIVDYEGNIDIPEAALKRLDFVIASLHDVCIPSGTVSDHTRALIGAIKNPYIHCIGHPGNPLYEIDKEEVVLAAMEYKKAIEINNSSFYVREKSKENCIEILKLCKKHGVYIALGSDAHYKADIGRCEITQKLVCEYEFPPELIVNKSLESFISFLKLHGKDLDLKQKF; the protein is encoded by the coding sequence ATGTTTTTGGAAGTGGAGACGCACTGTCATACCATTGCAAGCGGTCATGCTTACAATACCTTGGAAGAGATGGTACTTGAGGCACAAAGAAAAGGTTTGAAAGGAATATGTATAACTGACCACGGCCCTGAGATGCCAGGGTCGTGTAGCAGTTTATATTTTTACAATCTGGTAGTTGTGCCGAGAAGAATAAATGGTATAATGGTATTTAGAGGGTGCGAGGCAAATATTGTTGACTACGAAGGCAACATAGACATCCCGGAAGCAGCCCTCAAAAGGCTTGATTTTGTTATTGCAAGCCTGCATGATGTTTGCATCCCGAGTGGGACAGTTTCTGACCATACCAGGGCACTCATTGGTGCTATCAAAAATCCTTATATACATTGCATAGGGCATCCGGGGAATCCACTATATGAAATTGACAAAGAAGAGGTTGTGCTTGCTGCGATGGAATATAAAAAAGCAATTGAGATAAACAACTCTTCGTTTTATGTTCGAGAAAAGAGTAAGGAAAACTGCATAGAGATTTTAAAACTGTGCAAAAAACATGGTGTGTATATTGCCTTAGGCTCAGATGCACATTACAAAGCAGACATCGGCAGATGCGAAATTACTCAAAAACTTGTCTGTGAATATGAATTTCCGCCTGAGCTTATTGTCAACAAAAGCTTAGAAAGCTTTATAAGCTTTCTAAAGCTTCATGGAAAGGATTTAGATTTAAAACAAAAATTTTAA
- the scfB gene encoding thioether cross-link-forming SCIFF peptide maturase — MVHTFEKFGLKIVVDVASGSIFTVDSIAYDVIKYYKENGSFDGVEDALEFDRQQIAEAVFEVKSLIEQGVLFSEDTYKDMNLIEKRNPVIKAMCLHVAHDCDLRCRYCFASSGSFKQERKLMSFDVGKKAIDFLLQNSGSRQNLEVDFFGGEPLLNFDVVKNIVEYARQEEKKYNKKISFTLTTNATNLSDDIIEYLNQNMENVVLSHDGRPEVNDFMRIDRNGNSTYSKITDNILRFIQKRNGKTYYVRGTFTAKNLDFSKDVMHLYSLGIKEISIEPVVLSKDSPWAIRESHIEKIKQEYDILAEEFINAKLKGEGFNFFHFSIDLSGGPCVSKRLSGCGAGFEYVAVDPEGNIFPCHQFVDKPDFKLGNLFEGIKRYDLVEEFKKNTIYEKDECSQCWARFYCSGGCAAANYNMNGDVKKSYIVGCELERKRVENAIAIKLYLMEKGIRS; from the coding sequence ATGGTTCATACGTTTGAGAAGTTTGGACTTAAAATAGTGGTAGATGTGGCATCAGGTTCAATTTTCACAGTTGATAGCATTGCTTATGATGTAATAAAGTATTACAAAGAAAATGGAAGTTTTGATGGAGTAGAAGATGCACTTGAGTTTGATAGACAGCAGATAGCTGAGGCAGTTTTTGAAGTAAAAAGCTTAATTGAACAAGGAGTTTTGTTTTCTGAGGATACATATAAGGATATGAATTTAATTGAAAAGAGAAATCCAGTTATAAAGGCAATGTGCCTTCACGTTGCCCACGACTGTGACCTGAGATGCAGATACTGTTTTGCATCAAGTGGCAGTTTCAAACAAGAAAGAAAACTTATGAGCTTTGATGTGGGCAAAAAGGCAATAGATTTTCTGCTTCAAAACTCTGGTTCAAGACAGAACTTAGAGGTTGATTTTTTTGGCGGAGAGCCACTTTTGAATTTTGATGTAGTAAAAAATATTGTTGAGTATGCAAGGCAAGAGGAAAAGAAGTATAACAAAAAAATATCTTTTACACTGACAACAAATGCAACAAACCTCTCAGACGATATAATTGAATATCTAAACCAGAACATGGAAAATGTTGTACTCAGCCATGATGGAAGACCTGAAGTTAATGACTTTATGAGAATTGACAGAAACGGCAATAGCACCTATAGCAAAATCACAGACAACATTTTGAGGTTTATCCAAAAAAGAAATGGGAAAACTTATTACGTGAGAGGAACATTTACAGCAAAGAACTTGGATTTTTCAAAGGATGTTATGCACCTTTATAGCCTTGGGATAAAAGAAATTTCGATTGAACCTGTTGTGCTTTCCAAAGACAGTCCCTGGGCAATACGTGAGAGTCACATTGAAAAAATAAAACAAGAGTATGATATTTTGGCGGAAGAGTTTATAAATGCGAAACTTAAAGGAGAAGGTTTTAACTTCTTCCATTTCAGTATAGACTTAAGTGGTGGTCCGTGCGTGTCAAAAAGACTTTCAGGGTGTGGTGCTGGGTTTGAATATGTAGCAGTTGACCCGGAAGGGAATATCTTCCCATGCCACCAGTTTGTTGACAAGCCAGATTTTAAACTTGGTAACCTCTTTGAAGGTATAAAGAGGTATGATTTAGTTGAGGAGTTTAAGAAAAATACTATTTATGAAAAAGATGAATGTTCACAGTGCTGGGCGAGGTTTTACTGTAGTGGTGGGTGCGCTGCTGCGAATTATAATATGAACGGTGATGTTAAGAAATCTTACATTGTTGGTTGTGAACTTGAAAGAAAGAGGGTGGAAAATGCAATAGCAATAAAGCTTTATCTTATGGAAAAGGGGATAAGAAGCTAA
- a CDS encoding ROK family transcriptional regulator, with translation MGNHSLIKQINKLLILKTILDHKVISRAKISRLVDLNKATVSNLTDELIKEGYVIEKGYGKSKGGRRPVLLQVNKDVGSIIGIDLGVDYIHLILSNFVGEIIFEEYVNLRFGENKEKFLNTLFALIQKAIDKSPQTPKGILGIGIGVPGIVEKESGVVLIAPNLKWVNIPLKEILEDRFKLPVYIDNEANAGALGEKWFGEWGKVSDLIYLSVGIGLGAGIIIDNKLFRGAAGFAGEVGHTTINFQDDVCSCGNIGCLENFASERALLSVIKKLVKEGTEDRYVSCENVDEITPSQIIQAAKDGSRVCRMAVLEIAEKMGIGVANLVNIFNPEIVIIGNKASFFGDLFLEKLREVVNQKSFIAQFYNLKIEVSKLKDKAVVLGCIAMVISDMLSFPEYA, from the coding sequence ATGGGGAACCATTCACTGATAAAGCAGATAAATAAACTATTGATACTGAAAACAATTTTAGATCATAAAGTAATTTCACGTGCGAAGATTTCAAGACTTGTAGATTTGAATAAAGCTACTGTTTCTAATTTGACTGATGAATTGATAAAAGAAGGTTATGTTATAGAAAAAGGATATGGAAAGTCAAAAGGTGGCAGACGACCGGTTCTTTTGCAAGTTAACAAGGATGTGGGCTCAATAATTGGAATTGATTTAGGTGTTGATTATATTCATTTAATTCTTTCCAATTTTGTTGGCGAAATTATATTTGAAGAGTATGTCAATTTAAGATTTGGAGAGAATAAAGAAAAATTTTTGAATACTCTCTTTGCTCTAATACAAAAAGCAATAGATAAATCTCCCCAGACACCTAAGGGTATTCTTGGAATAGGTATAGGTGTGCCAGGAATTGTAGAGAAAGAATCTGGAGTTGTACTTATTGCCCCAAACTTGAAGTGGGTCAATATACCTTTAAAAGAGATTTTGGAGGATAGATTTAAACTTCCTGTTTATATAGATAACGAAGCCAACGCAGGTGCACTGGGCGAAAAATGGTTTGGAGAATGGGGAAAAGTTAGTGATCTAATTTATTTGAGTGTCGGGATTGGACTTGGAGCAGGAATTATTATAGACAACAAACTTTTCAGAGGCGCTGCAGGATTTGCTGGCGAGGTTGGACATACCACCATCAATTTTCAGGATGATGTTTGTAGCTGCGGTAACATCGGCTGCCTTGAGAACTTTGCATCTGAGAGGGCACTTTTGAGTGTTATCAAAAAACTTGTAAAAGAAGGAACAGAAGACAGGTATGTGAGCTGTGAAAATGTAGATGAAATCACGCCTTCTCAAATAATACAAGCAGCGAAGGATGGAAGTAGAGTTTGCAGAATGGCTGTACTCGAGATTGCTGAAAAGATGGGGATAGGCGTGGCAAATCTTGTAAATATTTTTAATCCTGAAATAGTGATTATAGGTAACAAGGCATCATTTTTTGGAGACTTGTTTTTAGAAAAATTGAGGGAAGTAGTTAACCAGAAATCCTTTATTGCCCAGTTTTATAATCTTAAAATTGAAGTTTCAAAGCTAAAGGACAAAGCTGTGGTTTTGGGGTGCATAGCAATGGTAATCTCTGATATGCTTTCTTTTCCAGAGTATGCATGA